In Gimesia benthica, a single window of DNA contains:
- a CDS encoding phage terminase small subunit P27 family, with product MVRGRRPDSVEDHILAGTFRADRHGSTDDEAKTPEGRPDAPADMPEAVRLIWDEIVQQLDEMGIISPVYKLPLVRYCYMVNRWQEVCNWIEENGVTVEGQHGPKTAPQVAIERNLCSELVKLEKEFGLTPATRKGLKVVNPQPKKKGIATRDRRRG from the coding sequence ATGGTAAGGGGACGTAGACCAGACTCAGTGGAGGATCATATCCTGGCCGGGACTTTCAGGGCAGATAGACATGGTTCAACAGACGACGAAGCGAAGACACCAGAGGGAAGACCAGACGCGCCTGCAGACATGCCGGAAGCGGTGCGGTTGATCTGGGATGAGATCGTTCAACAGCTGGACGAAATGGGAATAATCTCCCCCGTCTACAAGCTGCCGTTGGTCAGATACTGTTACATGGTCAATCGGTGGCAGGAGGTCTGCAACTGGATCGAGGAAAACGGCGTAACGGTCGAAGGTCAACATGGTCCGAAGACAGCGCCACAGGTTGCGATTGAGCGTAACCTCTGTTCTGAACTGGTGAAGCTGGAAAAGGAGTTCGGACTCACTCCAGCGACCAGGAAGGGACTGAAGGTAGTTAATCCACAGCCAAAGAAAAAAGGCATTGCCACCAGAGACAGGAGAAGGGGCTAA
- a CDS encoding LTA synthase family protein, with amino-acid sequence MSKGIYTTEPFLNLTETNAETKAADCGPVRRLAALPERLYARFAEWTGRYTVLAIIFAIMLSFLLTLRIVMMVAYADLHKLTLLQGLSVFLVGLQFDVLVSLCFIMPQLMHFTFVPNRRASGRINQSLFDLTWIIAFLFLPFICIAEFVFFEEFQSRLNYIAFEYIVYPREVCCNIWESYPIIELLTVVGLFGGCCWFLLRNHFQKQISTPLPFRRRLGLFATVLTAIALLWTSTSAESRQVSRDRVANECSWNGLYSFVYYAWTCHFDFNKNYLTLENQEVNQRLREQIVGAGDHLKSGSSNPVDRMVATGKPQKDYNVVIILEESLGSDFIGVLGDNRGLTPHFDELSKQGLLFDNFYATGNRTARALEAVMTSMPPIPTESILKRDHSERVFTIANVLAERGYERLFMTGGRGLFDGVRSFMKANGFNHFREQSDFQDPVFVNAWGVSDEDLFRKALGELDKLQENGRPFFATLLTVSNHRPYTYPEGRIPETEQTRNNAVKYADWALGYFFREAQSHEFYKNTIFVVMGDHGARVTGSQLFPMSSYRVPVLMIQPDGKGQGERCSTLGCTLDIAPTIMGRLGSDYRSVFFGYDVLQREPGHGRAIMQHNHDVALLDSENRMVVLGYGQSVEEFELNRANHQLDQRKIPDQEMVHNAIALFQSAYELYYSDRWFPDLKVTRSQKDDRI; translated from the coding sequence ATGTCTAAAGGAATTTATACAACCGAGCCGTTTCTCAATTTGACAGAAACCAATGCAGAGACGAAGGCGGCTGACTGCGGACCAGTGAGAAGATTAGCAGCCCTCCCCGAACGGTTGTATGCGCGGTTTGCGGAGTGGACCGGAAGATATACAGTTCTGGCCATCATTTTTGCAATCATGCTCAGTTTTCTGCTGACGCTACGGATTGTGATGATGGTGGCTTATGCAGATCTGCATAAGTTGACCCTGCTTCAGGGGCTGTCTGTATTTCTCGTGGGACTGCAATTCGATGTGCTGGTGTCACTTTGCTTTATCATGCCCCAGCTGATGCATTTTACATTTGTACCGAATCGACGTGCCTCGGGACGAATTAACCAGAGTCTCTTCGATCTGACCTGGATCATCGCCTTTCTGTTTCTGCCTTTTATCTGCATCGCGGAGTTTGTTTTCTTCGAAGAATTTCAATCACGATTGAATTACATCGCGTTTGAATACATCGTCTATCCCCGTGAAGTCTGTTGTAACATCTGGGAGTCGTATCCGATCATAGAACTGTTGACCGTCGTTGGATTGTTTGGTGGTTGCTGCTGGTTTCTTCTGAGAAATCATTTTCAGAAACAGATTTCTACTCCACTCCCTTTCCGTCGTCGCCTTGGTTTGTTTGCCACCGTGTTGACGGCGATTGCTTTGCTCTGGACATCCACCAGTGCAGAGAGCCGTCAGGTTAGTCGTGATCGCGTGGCAAATGAATGCTCGTGGAACGGGCTGTACAGTTTCGTGTATTACGCCTGGACCTGCCATTTCGACTTCAACAAAAACTACCTGACACTCGAAAATCAGGAAGTGAATCAGCGTTTACGGGAACAGATCGTGGGGGCCGGCGACCATTTGAAATCGGGGTCAAGTAATCCCGTGGATCGAATGGTGGCGACGGGTAAACCACAAAAAGACTACAATGTTGTTATCATTCTGGAAGAAAGTCTGGGGTCCGACTTCATCGGCGTACTGGGAGATAACCGGGGGTTAACTCCACATTTCGATGAATTGAGTAAACAGGGACTGTTGTTCGACAACTTTTATGCCACCGGTAATCGGACGGCACGGGCATTGGAGGCTGTGATGACCTCCATGCCTCCCATTCCGACCGAATCCATTTTGAAACGTGATCATTCCGAACGGGTCTTTACCATCGCGAATGTCCTGGCTGAGCGAGGTTACGAGCGGCTCTTCATGACCGGGGGGCGGGGACTCTTTGATGGTGTGCGGTCTTTCATGAAGGCCAACGGTTTCAATCACTTTCGCGAACAGTCTGATTTTCAGGATCCTGTGTTTGTCAACGCCTGGGGGGTCAGCGATGAAGATCTGTTTCGCAAGGCTCTGGGGGAACTCGACAAACTGCAGGAGAACGGTCGGCCGTTCTTTGCAACGCTGTTGACTGTGTCCAATCACAGGCCCTACACCTATCCTGAGGGACGGATTCCCGAGACAGAACAGACTCGGAATAATGCTGTGAAATACGCAGACTGGGCATTGGGATACTTTTTCCGGGAAGCGCAGAGCCACGAATTTTATAAAAATACGATTTTCGTGGTGATGGGAGATCATGGAGCCCGCGTTACCGGCAGCCAACTGTTTCCCATGAGTTCCTATCGTGTGCCGGTATTGATGATCCAGCCAGATGGGAAGGGGCAGGGAGAACGCTGCAGTACGCTGGGATGTACGCTGGATATTGCTCCGACCATTATGGGACGATTGGGGAGTGACTATCGTTCTGTCTTCTTTGGCTATGATGTACTCCAGAGAGAACCCGGACACGGTCGTGCCATCATGCAGCACAATCATGATGTTGCACTACTGGACTCAGAAAATCGGATGGTTGTACTTGGTTATGGACAATCAGTAGAAGAATTCGAACTGAATCGGGCCAACCATCAGCTGGATCAACGGAAAATTCCGGATCAGGAAATGGTCCACAATGCGATTGCGCTCTTTCAGTCTGCTTATGAACTGTACTACTCCGATCGCTGGTTTCCTGATTTGAAAGTCACCAGATCTCAAAAAGACGATCGGATTTAA
- a CDS encoding phosphatase PAP2 family protein: MMKERTHVETVVGVDSESAMRLVEPPGFRRIIEMDSHASPKQNAVEGLVHINGPTADSIEPYSGFKRLLHRAENILKASLTENEENPQQSTRIQIQGFLQEDPLAGIEGDFECVNPSIEEEFGTSPPSLWSRIKEDHQHYYSKESLVWLAGGFGVGAMIANTSLDGGIQNHLQSSVLGASSDEWLETFHAQKELGNGRYTLPLFAAAWGAGLLFEKVPLINATGEWGERSIRAIIVGTPPMLAMQSVTGASRPGETSANAKWKPFQDNNGVSGHSFMGAIPFLAAAKVTDRPLLKVLYYAGSTLAPLSRLNDNRHYPSQAFLGWYMAWVATNAVDATQQADRNWRMFPISWGGNTGIGIEYNW; this comes from the coding sequence ATGATGAAGGAAAGAACACACGTTGAAACGGTCGTCGGTGTCGATTCGGAATCAGCGATGAGGCTGGTGGAACCTCCAGGCTTTCGCCGGATCATTGAAATGGATTCTCACGCCTCCCCAAAGCAAAATGCAGTAGAGGGACTGGTTCATATAAATGGTCCGACAGCTGACAGTATTGAACCATATTCTGGTTTTAAACGGCTTCTGCATCGAGCTGAGAATATCCTCAAAGCTTCACTTACCGAAAATGAGGAGAACCCGCAACAATCCACACGGATTCAAATCCAGGGATTCCTTCAGGAAGATCCGCTGGCAGGGATCGAGGGGGATTTTGAATGTGTGAATCCTTCAATTGAAGAAGAATTTGGTACTTCCCCACCTTCACTCTGGAGTCGCATCAAAGAGGACCATCAGCACTACTACTCGAAAGAGTCTCTGGTCTGGCTGGCAGGCGGATTTGGGGTGGGGGCGATGATAGCCAATACATCGCTGGATGGTGGTATTCAGAATCATTTGCAGTCCAGCGTACTGGGGGCGTCGTCCGATGAATGGCTGGAAACTTTTCATGCGCAAAAAGAACTGGGCAATGGTCGCTATACCTTACCGCTGTTTGCTGCCGCCTGGGGAGCCGGACTGTTGTTTGAAAAGGTGCCGCTGATCAATGCGACTGGCGAATGGGGAGAACGCTCAATTCGAGCGATTATTGTCGGTACGCCACCCATGCTGGCGATGCAATCTGTCACCGGTGCTTCACGCCCGGGAGAGACGTCAGCGAATGCGAAATGGAAGCCTTTTCAGGACAACAACGGTGTCAGCGGCCACAGTTTCATGGGAGCCATTCCCTTCCTGGCAGCAGCCAAAGTCACTGATCGACCATTGCTCAAAGTGCTGTATTATGCCGGTTCCACGCTGGCCCCATTATCTCGCCTGAATGACAATCGCCATTATCCCTCGCAGGCGTTCCTGGGCTGGTACATGGCCTGGGTGGCTACGAATGCAGTCGACGCCACACAGCAGGCGGATCGCAACTGGCGGATGTTTCCAATCTCCTGGGGAGGGAATACAGGCATTGGGATTGAGTACAACTGGTGA
- a CDS encoding primase-helicase zinc-binding domain-containing protein, with protein MIQKTTHYDKDTVVSQAQGRAEEILLYFGVPAQSLTGKHCECPKCGGKDRCRFDSAKGFLICNQCFNKGNGDVISAVQWWLECSFSEAVNRIGEYLNVSHSQPVKKQKPPAKKKPLIDQIQILDQDWDKFSELAAHKPPATPEAVEAAGAKLCSWPAWRPESERFECVAFPAYNGTGEPSAWILYRVDGQHFPATKTAGERKTHLLAGSKDGLIFFGDRASFLSAETVIKAEGLPDALAIYSQLPEGFTVITNVCGAKGAAIKC; from the coding sequence GTGATCCAGAAAACGACTCACTACGATAAGGATACGGTGGTGAGTCAGGCCCAAGGTAGAGCGGAAGAAATTCTGCTCTATTTTGGGGTGCCTGCTCAATCACTTACTGGCAAGCATTGTGAATGCCCCAAGTGCGGAGGCAAGGACCGTTGCCGGTTCGATTCCGCAAAGGGCTTTCTGATCTGTAACCAGTGTTTCAATAAAGGGAATGGAGATGTTATCTCAGCCGTTCAATGGTGGCTTGAGTGTTCATTTTCCGAAGCGGTAAACAGGATCGGGGAATACCTGAATGTTTCCCACTCCCAGCCAGTGAAGAAACAGAAGCCACCAGCCAAAAAGAAGCCTTTGATTGATCAGATACAGATCCTGGATCAGGACTGGGACAAGTTCAGCGAGCTGGCAGCACACAAGCCACCAGCGACACCTGAAGCGGTCGAGGCGGCAGGGGCTAAGCTCTGCAGTTGGCCAGCATGGAGGCCAGAATCGGAGCGGTTCGAGTGTGTGGCGTTCCCTGCTTACAACGGCACTGGTGAGCCGTCAGCATGGATTCTGTATCGGGTTGACGGTCAGCACTTCCCAGCGACCAAGACGGCAGGAGAGAGGAAAACTCACCTTCTGGCAGGATCTAAAGACGGTCTAATTTTCTTTGGTGATCGGGCGTCTTTCCTATCTGCTGAGACAGTCATAAAGGCCGAAGGGCTACCAGATGCACTGGCGATCTACTCACAACTGCCTGAAGGATTCACAGTGATCACAAACGTCTGCGGCGCGAAAGGAGCGGCGATCAAATGTTGA
- a CDS encoding tyrosine-type recombinase/integrase: MQVEKGSDIAMKAVKVIIVKRSNSNNYYARWTDPVNLRECRKSTGTAIKRDAERFALRLEKEINEGGYYNPQKAKWQDFKERYETEVLPGFADTSAEKAKVVFRQVDEYIKPNLLIQIDANAISKMVKDMREDGLEDVTIKGYLIYIRSALNWAQSIGLLKTVPRFPKFKRIREEKAMRGRPLCKEEFERMLTAVPSVCGEKQAESWKFLLRGLWCSGLRLAEALDLHWDREDKLSVDFSGKRPVLRIRKESEKGNRDRLLPMVPEFAALLDEVPEDERTGPVFNPLARKKRTERMLSSTVSKQIAKIGEKANVAVGDKGNIDKETGKRKPRYASAHDLRRAFGQRWSLKVMPDVLMLLMRHSDIDTTMKYYVGRNAQKAAEAIWAADAESSPNQTPENTINKIA; this comes from the coding sequence ATGCAGGTAGAAAAAGGGAGCGACATAGCAATGAAGGCAGTAAAAGTAATCATCGTCAAGCGTAGCAACAGCAATAACTATTATGCCCGGTGGACTGATCCGGTAAACCTGCGGGAGTGTCGCAAGAGCACAGGAACGGCAATCAAGAGAGATGCGGAGCGTTTTGCTCTGAGGTTGGAAAAGGAGATCAACGAAGGAGGATACTACAACCCACAAAAAGCCAAGTGGCAGGACTTCAAGGAACGATATGAAACAGAAGTATTGCCCGGATTCGCGGACACTTCAGCCGAGAAAGCAAAGGTTGTGTTTCGTCAGGTTGATGAGTACATCAAGCCGAATCTGCTGATTCAGATCGACGCAAACGCGATCAGCAAAATGGTGAAGGACATGCGGGAGGATGGACTTGAAGACGTCACAATCAAAGGCTATCTGATCTACATCAGGTCTGCTCTGAACTGGGCGCAGTCTATCGGGTTGCTGAAGACCGTTCCGAGATTCCCAAAATTCAAGCGTATCCGAGAAGAGAAGGCAATGCGCGGGCGTCCTCTCTGCAAAGAAGAGTTTGAGCGGATGCTAACAGCCGTTCCTAGTGTCTGCGGTGAGAAACAGGCCGAATCATGGAAGTTCCTGCTTCGGGGCTTGTGGTGCTCTGGATTGCGTCTGGCTGAGGCCCTGGATCTGCACTGGGACCGTGAGGATAAATTGTCCGTAGACTTCTCTGGTAAGCGTCCAGTGCTCAGAATCCGCAAAGAATCGGAAAAGGGGAACCGGGACCGACTATTGCCGATGGTCCCTGAATTCGCTGCTCTACTTGATGAAGTACCAGAGGACGAGAGAACAGGCCCTGTATTCAATCCACTGGCCCGGAAGAAACGAACCGAACGAATGCTTTCTTCAACCGTCTCAAAGCAGATTGCCAAGATCGGAGAGAAAGCCAATGTTGCCGTAGGTGACAAAGGGAACATTGATAAGGAGACCGGGAAGCGTAAACCCCGCTATGCGTCTGCTCATGATTTGCGCCGGGCTTTTGGTCAACGTTGGTCCCTGAAGGTGATGCCAGACGTTCTCATGCTGCTGATGCGACATTCCGATATTGATACCACAATGAAGTATTACGTGGGCAGAAATGCACAGAAAGCAGCAGAGGCGATCTGGGCTGCAGATGCGGAGTCGAGTCCAAATCAGACCCCTGAAAATACAATAAACAAGATAGCCTAG
- a CDS encoding YfjI family protein, which translates to MLKELIEGKKVIVFGDNDISGRDGAEAFARSVFPYASEVSLSFPDGPVTESNGRDIRDQMNDNSQKGISPKETLQQLIDQAAPFQPVDDEPAQDETDDSEEDETGDDETQVECQPFPVHCFPAVMRNYVMAGSESLKCDLSFIAGPLLIVMASLIGAARVLMPTRDWRVPATLWSVVIANSGSMKSPALKLATAPLYKLQAKAHIRNVEKLEEYDKRKAIYEIRMKEYLKEVARGEGQPPDEPEKPDEPRIVDKIAGDVTFERLAHMLKHNRKGVPLINDELSKLMSNLNKYNGSKGSDEAVLLEGYNLGLIQVARKHDPNDLFVPNSSICIGGTIQPEIYKRTMCGSYRESGFMSRFLKLYPDRSAKQYPGKGIPDEIKDALMHVVELLDQLQPEEPEPGVYNPLPIYLSNEAKTEYKKFHRWHNAEALTMNGDLAAEWSKLEEIPLRLSLIFHYVQNITESRIPDQVSAETMLNAIELAEWFKNESKRVYRLFGSEDGIEETPQQKQQKRLIRFVRRKGGSVKPRDVQRSLRGFRTAEDAETALNELVKNSVGEWASIDTNKQGMPSRVFQLFTKSTRRLPTSDQKTSDISGVVDTGDGNDDSQPLAESATAPEDLGDFLEYLD; encoded by the coding sequence ATGTTGAAGGAACTGATTGAAGGTAAGAAAGTAATTGTGTTCGGTGATAATGATATATCCGGCAGAGACGGAGCGGAGGCGTTCGCGCGGTCTGTTTTCCCGTATGCCTCTGAGGTCAGTCTGTCTTTTCCTGATGGGCCGGTGACAGAATCCAACGGACGCGACATCAGAGATCAAATGAACGATAACAGCCAGAAAGGAATCAGCCCGAAAGAGACGCTACAGCAACTGATTGACCAGGCTGCACCATTCCAGCCGGTCGATGATGAACCAGCACAGGATGAGACCGACGACAGCGAAGAAGACGAAACCGGAGACGATGAAACGCAGGTCGAGTGTCAGCCGTTCCCAGTTCACTGCTTTCCTGCAGTCATGAGAAATTATGTCATGGCCGGGAGCGAGTCTCTCAAATGTGATCTTTCCTTTATCGCAGGCCCGTTGTTAATCGTCATGGCTTCCCTGATCGGTGCGGCGCGGGTGCTGATGCCTACTCGGGATTGGCGTGTTCCTGCGACTCTCTGGAGCGTTGTAATCGCAAACAGCGGTAGTATGAAATCCCCCGCTCTCAAGCTGGCAACTGCTCCACTCTACAAGCTGCAGGCCAAAGCACATATCAGGAATGTTGAAAAGCTGGAGGAGTACGACAAACGAAAGGCGATCTATGAAATCAGGATGAAAGAATATCTCAAAGAAGTTGCCAGAGGTGAAGGCCAGCCACCAGATGAGCCAGAGAAACCGGACGAGCCGCGCATTGTGGATAAGATTGCGGGGGATGTTACTTTTGAGCGATTAGCTCACATGCTCAAACATAACCGGAAAGGCGTTCCCCTGATCAATGATGAGCTATCAAAGCTGATGAGCAATCTTAACAAGTACAACGGCTCAAAAGGATCTGATGAGGCTGTGCTCCTGGAAGGGTATAACCTTGGATTGATTCAGGTTGCCAGGAAGCATGATCCAAACGATTTGTTTGTCCCTAATTCCTCAATCTGCATTGGCGGGACCATTCAGCCGGAAATCTACAAGCGGACCATGTGCGGCAGCTATCGTGAAAGCGGTTTTATGTCTCGGTTCCTGAAGCTCTATCCCGATAGATCAGCGAAGCAGTATCCGGGCAAAGGCATACCGGATGAGATCAAAGACGCGCTCATGCACGTTGTCGAGCTGCTCGACCAACTACAACCAGAGGAACCGGAGCCGGGCGTATACAATCCACTCCCGATATATCTCAGCAATGAAGCCAAGACGGAATATAAGAAGTTCCACAGGTGGCACAATGCCGAAGCTCTCACCATGAATGGCGATCTTGCGGCTGAATGGTCAAAGCTGGAAGAGATACCGCTTAGGCTCTCTCTGATCTTCCACTATGTCCAGAATATCACTGAAAGCCGGATTCCTGATCAGGTCAGCGCTGAGACCATGCTTAACGCTATCGAGCTGGCAGAGTGGTTTAAGAATGAATCGAAGCGCGTATACCGTCTGTTCGGCTCTGAGGATGGCATTGAAGAGACACCACAGCAGAAGCAGCAGAAACGGTTGATTCGCTTTGTACGTCGAAAGGGCGGCAGTGTGAAGCCTAGAGACGTTCAGCGATCTTTGCGGGGATTCAGAACTGCTGAGGATGCAGAAACGGCATTGAATGAGCTGGTTAAGAATAGCGTTGGAGAGTGGGCAAGCATCGACACGAATAAACAGGGGATGCCATCCCGAGTATTTCAGTTATTCACTAAGTCTACACGTCGACTGCCGACATCTGACCAGAAAACAAGCGATATTAGTGGAGTTGTCGACACTGGTGACGGAAACGACGACTCCCAGCCGTTAGCAGAATCAGCCACAGCGCCGGAGGATCTGGGGGATTTTTTGGAATATCTGGACTGA
- a CDS encoding HNH endonuclease, which translates to MPRAPKLIGARRKSKRVDNRQSASKRGYGYRWGKYSRQRLREYPECVSCGREAEATDHIIPVTGPDDPLFWDSSNHQSLCKSCHSSKTASESNGMKIGRDNYRRAGVRGYGG; encoded by the coding sequence ATGCCAAGAGCACCAAAACTGATAGGAGCCAGACGTAAGAGCAAACGGGTTGATAACCGTCAGTCAGCCAGCAAGAGGGGGTATGGCTACCGATGGGGCAAGTACAGCAGGCAGAGACTGAGGGAGTATCCCGAATGTGTGAGTTGTGGACGTGAAGCAGAGGCGACAGACCATATCATTCCAGTGACTGGGCCGGATGATCCGTTGTTCTGGGATTCGTCCAATCATCAATCGCTGTGCAAGTCATGCCATAGCAGCAAGACAGCGAGCGAATCGAACGGAATGAAGATAGGGAGAGACAACTACCGGCGTGCGGGGGTACGGGGGTACGGGGGCTAA
- a CDS encoding BlaI/MecI/CopY family transcriptional regulator encodes MTKTHLTKCELEVMDVVWRKGRATVQEVVDSLERPLAYTTVMTTLKILDETRGVLRKQKKGRAYEYEPTVSREMISRSMAADLTDRLFGGSVKSLVLSLVEGDSMSQSDIEELKLAIQSLEADA; translated from the coding sequence ATGACAAAAACTCATCTGACAAAATGCGAACTGGAAGTCATGGATGTTGTCTGGCGCAAAGGCCGCGCTACCGTCCAGGAAGTGGTAGATTCACTTGAGCGTCCACTGGCTTATACGACGGTAATGACAACGCTCAAGATTCTCGATGAGACGCGGGGCGTTCTCAGAAAGCAGAAAAAGGGGCGTGCCTACGAATATGAACCCACTGTCTCGCGTGAGATGATCAGTCGCAGTATGGCAGCTGATCTGACCGATCGGCTGTTTGGTGGTTCGGTAAAATCTCTGGTACTCAGCCTGGTAGAGGGCGATTCGATGTCGCAGTCTGATATTGAAGAGCTGAAACTCGCCATCCAGTCACTGGAGGCAGACGCATGA
- a CDS encoding DUF6717 family protein: MTDETTPAETSTPRTHWGRLSILVLGLILVALGIAWQLRLLPFRNSLPRQNAIMVIAPYKHQGTWVFDDSSAGLVQEPFVAGVPEMIDVIVKDIPDADQGFRLIFSSNPFPEYQKKLVWLRGDRGGNYYRFADSDMEGWICPAMFQYYEKAPPELYVKAEPMN; the protein is encoded by the coding sequence ATGACCGATGAAACGACTCCCGCCGAGACCAGCACACCACGGACTCACTGGGGCCGCCTGAGTATTTTAGTACTTGGATTGATCCTGGTCGCCCTCGGCATTGCCTGGCAACTCCGGCTGTTGCCGTTCAGGAATTCACTGCCCCGACAGAATGCGATCATGGTCATTGCGCCTTACAAACACCAGGGAACCTGGGTCTTCGACGACAGTTCTGCCGGCCTCGTTCAGGAACCCTTTGTGGCGGGAGTACCTGAAATGATCGATGTGATCGTGAAAGATATCCCCGATGCCGATCAGGGATTTCGCCTGATCTTCTCCTCAAATCCCTTCCCCGAGTATCAGAAAAAGCTGGTCTGGCTGCGGGGGGACCGGGGTGGCAACTATTACCGTTTTGCCGATTCTGATATGGAAGGCTGGATCTGTCCCGCCATGTTCCAATATTACGAGAAAGCCCCCCCGGAACTTTATGTTAAAGCGGAACCGATGAACTGA
- a CDS encoding M56 family metallopeptidase produces the protein MSSTQFLELVVSLTVQVSIVIIATHWLGRLVESERVQSRLWTVCYGILLSLILVSVLLPHPRFLNPWNQLSTNHASTLLSIEMQMGRFLFWIWLGGTVLSLMVFLFRAWQVNRFLKSCQPVEISKYISTEALDELSQKFKLSGKQQVRFLTTTRLSSPFCSQLHYPYIIIPEYLLDFEPQKFNFIIRHELEHLQTGHPLQLFLQRLVEVIFWFHPMVWWASQQSALCREFACDEAAIQTPQEIAQYLRTLLTIIEYGATQPDETHTPLAFGRGQSMIASRARRLTQIAQNHKTDHRISLSGGLASVSLVLATLLAAFIWLPVDVLASPRANWSPWPTWSADALHDFGVSVHDFETYNGRMELHELLQQNSTRHNVLPDVTR, from the coding sequence ATGAGTTCCACTCAGTTTCTGGAACTGGTTGTTTCTCTGACCGTTCAGGTGTCGATCGTCATCATCGCCACTCACTGGCTCGGCAGACTCGTTGAGAGTGAACGGGTACAAAGCCGGTTGTGGACTGTCTGTTATGGTATCCTGTTATCGTTAATTCTGGTTTCGGTTCTGTTGCCACATCCCCGGTTTTTAAACCCCTGGAATCAGCTCAGTACGAATCATGCATCGACCTTACTCAGTATCGAGATGCAGATGGGACGATTTTTGTTCTGGATCTGGCTGGGGGGGACTGTACTCTCACTGATGGTATTTCTCTTTCGCGCCTGGCAGGTCAACCGTTTTCTTAAATCGTGCCAGCCGGTGGAAATCAGCAAGTATATTTCTACGGAAGCTCTGGATGAGCTTTCCCAGAAGTTTAAGCTTTCCGGGAAACAGCAGGTCCGGTTTCTGACTACGACTCGCCTGAGCTCTCCCTTCTGTTCTCAGTTACATTATCCCTATATCATTATTCCAGAGTATTTATTGGATTTCGAACCTCAGAAATTCAACTTCATTATCAGGCACGAACTGGAGCATCTGCAGACCGGACATCCCCTGCAACTCTTCCTGCAGCGACTGGTGGAAGTCATCTTCTGGTTCCATCCCATGGTCTGGTGGGCTTCACAGCAATCGGCACTGTGTCGGGAATTTGCCTGTGACGAGGCTGCGATTCAGACTCCCCAGGAAATTGCGCAATACCTGCGTACGCTCCTGACTATTATTGAATACGGTGCGACTCAGCCAGATGAAACACATACGCCTCTCGCGTTTGGCCGCGGTCAGAGTATGATTGCCAGTCGCGCCCGTCGTCTGACACAGATCGCACAAAATCACAAAACAGACCATCGAATTTCTCTGTCCGGAGGTCTGGCTTCTGTCAGTCTCGTTCTGGCGACTTTACTGGCTGCATTTATCTGGCTCCCCGTAGATGTGTTGGCTTCACCGCGGGCCAACTGGTCTCCCTGGCCGACCTGGTCAGCTGATGCCCTGCATGACTTCGGCGTCTCAGTGCATGACTTCGAGACTTACAACGGGCGGATGGAACTGCATGAGCTGTTGCAACAAAACAGCACCCGCCACAATGTGTTACCCGATGTAACGCGGTAG